From one Eptesicus fuscus isolate TK198812 chromosome 21, DD_ASM_mEF_20220401, whole genome shotgun sequence genomic stretch:
- the SBSN gene encoding suprabasin isoform X3, producing MHLARLVSSCSLLLLLGALPGWAASDDPIEKVIEGINRGLSNAEREVGKALEGINNGITQAGREVEKVFNGLSNMGSQAGKELDKGVQGLNHGLDKVAHGTNNGVGQAGKEAEKFIHGVNNAAGQGGHPGGSTGHHGGGATTTLTSGASVNKPFISFSALWRSVANIIP from the exons ATGCATCTTGCCAGATTGGTCAGTTCTTGCTCCCTCCTACTGCTATTGGGGGCCCTGCCTGGATGGGCAGCCAGTGATGACCCCATTGAGAAGGTCATTGAAGGGATCAACCGAGGGCTGAGCAATGCAGAGAGAGAAGTGGGCAAGGCCCTGGAAGGCATCAATAATGGCATCACTCAAGCTGGAAGGGAAGTGGAGAAAGTTTTTAATGGACTTAGCAACATGGGGAGCCAGGCCGGCAAGGAGCTGGACAAAGGCGTCCAGGGGCTCAACCACGGCTTGGACAAGGTAGCCCATGGTACCAACAATGGCGTCGGACAAGCaggaaaggaagcagagaagTTTATCCATGGGGTCAACAACGCTGCTGGACAG GGCGGTCACCCAGGCGGATCCACCGGCCATCACGGAGGGGGCGCAACCACAACATTAACATCTGGA GCTTCGGTCAACAAGCCCTTCATCAGCTTTTCAGCTCTATGGAGG agCGTCGCCAACATCATTCCCTAA
- the SBSN gene encoding suprabasin isoform X1: MHLARLVSSCSLLLLLGALPGWAASDDPIEKVIEGINRGLSNAEREVGKALEGINNGITQAGREVEKVFNGLSNMGSQAGKELDKGVQGLNHGLDKVAHGTNNGVGQAGKEAEKFIHGVNNAAGQVGKEADKVIQGVHHGVNQAGSEAGRFGQGVHHAAGQAGNEAGRFGQGVHHGIDQAWKETEKFGQGVHHAAGQAGNEAGRFGQGVHHAAGQAGNEAGRFGQGVHHAAGQAGNEAGRFGQGVHHGIDQAWKETEKFGQGVHHAAGQAGNEAGRFGQGVHHAAGQAGNEAGRFGQGVHHAAGQAGNEAGRFGQGVHHAAGQAGNEAEKFGHGVHHGIDQAWKETEKFGQGVHHAAGQAGNEAGRFGQGVHHAAGQAGNEAGRFGQGVHHGIDQAWKETEKFGQGVHHGIDQAWKETEKFGQGVHHAAGQAGNEAGRFGQGVHHAAGQAGNEAEKFGHGVHHGIDQAWKEAEKFGQGVHHAAGHGGDKIVQGVHHGVNQAGKEVEWFGQDAQYAAGQSEKEGDKIVQGVRPGVNQAGKEVEQFGHGVHHEVNEAWKEAEKFGQGVHHAAGQAGKEGDKVVQGVHNGVNQAGKEMEQFGQGVHHTVEQAGKEADKVVHGVYDGVNQAGKEAEKFGQGVNHAAGQAGKEAEKLGQGVHHAAGQAGKEVDRWQQNAHYGVNQDGKEANQLLNGGHPGGSTGHHGGGATTTLTSGASVNKPFISFSALWRSVANIIP, translated from the exons ATGCATCTTGCCAGATTGGTCAGTTCTTGCTCCCTCCTACTGCTATTGGGGGCCCTGCCTGGATGGGCAGCCAGTGATGACCCCATTGAGAAGGTCATTGAAGGGATCAACCGAGGGCTGAGCAATGCAGAGAGAGAAGTGGGCAAGGCCCTGGAAGGCATCAATAATGGCATCACTCAAGCTGGAAGGGAAGTGGAGAAAGTTTTTAATGGACTTAGCAACATGGGGAGCCAGGCCGGCAAGGAGCTGGACAAAGGCGTCCAGGGGCTCAACCACGGCTTGGACAAGGTAGCCCATGGTACCAACAATGGCGTCGGACAAGCaggaaaggaagcagagaagTTTATCCATGGGGTCAACAACGCTGCTGGACAGGTTGGGAAGGAGGCAGACAAAGTGATTCAGGGGGTCCATCATGGGGTCAACCAGGCGGGAAGTGAGGCAGGGAGGTTTGGCCAGGGGGTCCACCATGCCGCTGGGCAGGCTGGGAACGAGGCAGGGAGGTTTGGTCAGGGGGTCCACCATGGGATTGATCAAGCCTGGAAGGAGACTGAGAAGTTTGGTCAGGGGGTCCACCATGCCGCTGGGCAGGCTGGGAACGAGGCAGGGAGGTTTGGCCAGGGGGTCCACCATGCTGCTGGGCAGGCTGGGAACGAGGCAGGGAGGTTTGGTCAGGGGGTCCACCATGCCGCTGGGCAGGCTGGGAACGAGGCGGGGAGGTTTGGCCAGGGGGTCCACCATGGGATTGATCAGGCCTGGAAGGAGACTGAGAAGTTTGGTCAGGGGGTCCACCATGCCGCTGGGCAGGCTGGGAACGAGGCAGGGAGGTTTGGTCAGGGGGTCCACCATGCCGCTGGGCAGGCTGGGAACGAGGCGGGGAGGTTTGGTCAGGGGGTCCACCATGCTGCTGGGCAGGCTGGGAACGAGGCAGGGAGGTTTGGTCAGGGGGTCCACCATGCCGCTGGGCAGGCTGGGAACGAGGCAGAAAAGTTTGGCCATGGGGTTCACCATGGGATTGATCAGGCCTGGAAGGAGACTGAGAAGTTTGGTCAGGGGGTCCACCATGCCGCTGGGCAGGCTGGGAATGAGGCAGGGAGGTTTGGTCAGGGGGTCCACCATGCCGCTGGGCAGGCTGGGAACGAGGCAGGGAGGTTTGGTCAGGGGGTCCACCATGGGATTGATCAAGCCTGGAAGGAGACTGAGAAGTTTGGTCAGGGGGTTCACCATGGGATTGATCAAGCCTGGAAGGAGACTGAGAAGTTTGGTCAAGGGGTCCACCATGCCGCTGGGCAGGCTGGGAATGAGGCAGGGAGGTTTGGCCAGGGGGTCCACCATGCTGCTGGGCAGGCTGGGAACGAGGCAGAAAAGTTTGGCCATGGGGTTCACCATGGGATTGATCAGGCCTGGAAGGAGGCTGAGAAGTTTGGTCAGGGGGTCCACCATGCTGCTGGGCATGGAGGGGACAAAATAGTCCAAGGAGTCCATCATGGGGTTAACCAGGCTGGGAAGGAGGTGGAGTGGTTTGGGCAGGATGCTCAGTATGCCGCAGGacagagtgaaaaggagggagacAAAATAGTCCAAGGTGTCCGTCCTGGGGTCAATCAGGCCGGGAAGGAGGTGGAGCAGTTTGGCCATGGGGTCCACCATGAGGTTAATGAGGCCTGGAAGGAGGCAGAGAAGTTTGGTCAGGGGGTCCACCATGCAGCAGGGCAGGCTGGGAAAGAGGGGGACAAAGTGGTCCAAGGGGTCCACAATGGAGTCAACCAGGCTGGGAAGGAGATGGAGCAGTTTGGCCAGGGAGTTCACCATACCGTTGAACAGGCTGGAAAGGAGGCAGACAAAGTAGTCCACGGGGTCTACGATGGGGTCAACCAGGCcgggaaggaggcagagaaatTTGGCCAAGGGGTCAACCacgctgctggccaggctggaaAGGAAGCGGAGAAACTTGGCCAAGGTGTCCACCATGCTGCTGGCCAGGCCGGGAAGGAGGTGGACAGGTGGCAGCAGAATGCTCATTATGGGGTCAACCAAGACGGCAAGGAGGCCAACCAGCTGCTGAAT GGCGGTCACCCAGGCGGATCCACCGGCCATCACGGAGGGGGCGCAACCACAACATTAACATCTGGA GCTTCGGTCAACAAGCCCTTCATCAGCTTTTCAGCTCTATGGAGG agCGTCGCCAACATCATTCCCTAA
- the SBSN gene encoding suprabasin isoform X2 translates to MHLARLVSSCSLLLLLGALPGWAASDDPIEKVIEGINRGLSNAEREVGKALEGINNGITQAGREVEKVFNGLSNMGSQAGKELDKGVQGLNHGLDKVAHGTNNGVGQAGKEAEKFIHGVNNAAGQVGKEADKAGKEADKVVHGVYDGVNQAGKEAEKFGQGVNHAAGQAGKEAEKLGQGVHHAAGQAGKEVDRWQQNAHYGVNQDGKEANQLLNGGHPGGSTGHHGGGATTTLTSGASVNKPFISFSALWRSVANIIP, encoded by the exons ATGCATCTTGCCAGATTGGTCAGTTCTTGCTCCCTCCTACTGCTATTGGGGGCCCTGCCTGGATGGGCAGCCAGTGATGACCCCATTGAGAAGGTCATTGAAGGGATCAACCGAGGGCTGAGCAATGCAGAGAGAGAAGTGGGCAAGGCCCTGGAAGGCATCAATAATGGCATCACTCAAGCTGGAAGGGAAGTGGAGAAAGTTTTTAATGGACTTAGCAACATGGGGAGCCAGGCCGGCAAGGAGCTGGACAAAGGCGTCCAGGGGCTCAACCACGGCTTGGACAAGGTAGCCCATGGTACCAACAATGGCGTCGGACAAGCaggaaaggaagcagagaagTTTATCCATGGGGTCAACAACGCTGCTGGACAGGTTGGGAAGGAGGCAGACAAA GCTGGAAAGGAGGCAGACAAAGTAGTCCACGGGGTCTACGATGGGGTCAACCAGGCcgggaaggaggcagagaaatTTGGCCAAGGGGTCAACCacgctgctggccaggctggaaAGGAAGCGGAGAAACTTGGCCAAGGTGTCCACCATGCTGCTGGCCAGGCCGGGAAGGAGGTGGACAGGTGGCAGCAGAATGCTCATTATGGGGTCAACCAAGACGGCAAGGAGGCCAACCAGCTGCTGAAT GGCGGTCACCCAGGCGGATCCACCGGCCATCACGGAGGGGGCGCAACCACAACATTAACATCTGGA GCTTCGGTCAACAAGCCCTTCATCAGCTTTTCAGCTCTATGGAGG agCGTCGCCAACATCATTCCCTAA